The genomic DNA CTGTCGCATAGGAATTCCGGGACTTCTTTCTTCTCTCCAGATGAAAACCGTAAAGGGGGGACCCTTTTAATTGATTTCCTAGGTCCACTCCCACTTCATAGGGCGTCCCTCTTGAACCAATGACACTTGCTTTGACCAGTTGCATACAGGTCGCCTTCCTTTCATATGTGGTTCACCAGTCTCAGGAAATACAGGATCCATTTTTCGTTGCCCCCCCTACGGACGGCAATGTAAAAAAAGGAGCGCGAATTAGCCACTCCTTTTTCCATCAATCTTTTTTCAAATATGTCCAGCCATCTTCCTGATAAATCTTGCCTTCTTTCATCATCATGCCCAGAGCCCGTTTAAATGATGCCTTGCTCATGTTGAAACGGTCCTTGATTTCTTCAGGAAGGCTTTTGTCCCAATAGGGCATAGAGCCGTTACGCTCAAGGAGATATTCGAAAATGATCTCTGCATCATCGGACATCTTATCCTGCTTTAATGGAAGGAATGATACATTAAGGGAACCGTCTTCCTTCACGTCGATGACTCTCCCTTCGACCATTTGACCGAGACGCGGTTCTTCACGACGCTCGTTTTCGTGGACGAAGCAGCGATAGCCCTGCTCAGACAGGAAGAAGGTGCCTACCCGAAGGAGGCGGTAAACCCTTCCTTGGATGCTTGCCCTGTTCATTTCGGAAGAAGCTCTCCTTGCTACCTGTTCGATGATGTTCTCCGTTGCCAGACGGCCATACAGCCTGTCCTGCTTATCGCGGTTCAAGGTCATGAACAGCTGATCTCCCGGTTCCGGCCACAGTGAAAAGAATTTTGGAAGGTCGTCACCAGAAACGAGGATATCCTTCGGAAGACCGATGTTGACGAATACTCCGAGGTCTTCATGCTTATCCACTACTTCTGCCCAACCGTAATATCCTACCTGGATCTTCGGGATACGCATCGTCGCAGCCAGCCTTACTTCTTTATCATGATAAAGGAACACGGTCACCGTATCCCCTTCTTGAAGTTCTTCGGTCATTTCAGAGTGGTGGAGCAGCACGCGATTTTCACCATCGGTTAAAAAGAATCCGTATGGCATTTCCTGGTCGGCCGTCAGTTCCGCCACCACGCCCGGTTTTAATGAAGACATTGTATTTCCTCCTGCCGTTAACAAGTATTAAATAATCGTATTCCCTAAATATAGCCTGTTTCCTACCTTATGTATAGGGCGTCCGGCCATTTAGGAATAAAGAATCAATTTAGAAAAGAGTGAAAAAAGGAACATTTACCTCATATATTGACCCGTTTCGATGGATTTTGATATGATTCATCTATTCTGATTATAATAAAATACATGAACCCTTGTATAAGTTCAAGAATATGGCTTGAACGTTTCTACCAGCTACCCTAAATGGCTTGTCTACAAGAAGATGAATGTTTTCATATACATTCCTTTTGTAGAGTGAACTCTGGTCTGGGGCCGGGGTTTTTTTTATTGTTCTCATCCTAGGAGGGTTATTATGAAAGCATTCTTCAAATTTGAAGAACGTGGTACAAATTACCGTAAAGAAACATTGGCAGGGATTACAACCTTCCTATCCATGGCGTATATACTGGTTGTCAATCCCATCATACTAAGTCAGACCGGTATGGATAAAGGTGCCCTTTTCACCGCTACTGCGCTCTCTGCCATCGTCGGATCGCTGCTGATCGGGCTGCTGGCGAACTTCCCTGTCGGAATCGCGCCGAGCATGGGGCTCAACTCTTTCTTCACGTTTTCCGTCTGTATCGGGATGGGCGTCCCTTGGGAAACGGCCCTGACCGGTGTCTTCATTGCCGGCATCATTTTCATGATCCTGAGCTTGATGAAAATACGTGAAAAGATCATCAACGTCATCCCGTCCGATCTGAAATTCGCTATTGCCGGGGGTATCGGCTTCTTCGTTGCCTTCATCGGTTTTAAAAATGCCGGGCTGATCCAGGCGAATGCAGATACCATTGTGTCCATTGGAAACCTCGGGTCACCGGGGGCACTGCTTGCTGTCTTCGGTTTCATCGTCACTCTGATGCTCCTTGTGAAGGGCATTAAAGGAGGGATTTTCTACGGGATGGTGATCACGACCATCCTTGGCATGATTGTCGGACAAATAGATGTGCCCCATTCCGTGGTCGGGGCGGTACCAAGTCTTTCTCCTACGTTCGGAGTCGTGTTCAGCCATCTCGGCGACATCTTCTCACTGAAGATCTTCGCCGTCATCTTCACCTTCCTCTTCGTGGCGTTCTTCGACACCGCAGGTGCTTTAATTGCCGTCG from Rossellomorea marisflavi includes the following:
- a CDS encoding NCS2 family permease, with the translated sequence MKAFFKFEERGTNYRKETLAGITTFLSMAYILVVNPIILSQTGMDKGALFTATALSAIVGSLLIGLLANFPVGIAPSMGLNSFFTFSVCIGMGVPWETALTGVFIAGIIFMILSLMKIREKIINVIPSDLKFAIAGGIGFFVAFIGFKNAGLIQANADTIVSIGNLGSPGALLAVFGFIVTLMLLVKGIKGGIFYGMVITTILGMIVGQIDVPHSVVGAVPSLSPTFGVVFSHLGDIFSLKIFAVIFTFLFVAFFDTAGALIAVASQAGLMKDNQIPNAGRALLADSASGVAGSIFGTSTTASFVESSAGVAVGGRTGFTSVIIALGFAIALFFSPILSVITPEVTAPALIIVGALMATEVRHIDWGKLEVFIPSFLTIIMMPLTSSVATGIAAGFVLYPFAMIASKKAREVHPIMYVLAALFILFFAVS
- a CDS encoding CvfB family protein, yielding MSSLKPGVVAELTADQEMPYGFFLTDGENRVLLHHSEMTEELQEGDTVTVFLYHDKEVRLAATMRIPKIQVGYYGWAEVVDKHEDLGVFVNIGLPKDILVSGDDLPKFFSLWPEPGDQLFMTLNRDKQDRLYGRLATENIIEQVARRASSEMNRASIQGRVYRLLRVGTFFLSEQGYRCFVHENERREEPRLGQMVEGRVIDVKEDGSLNVSFLPLKQDKMSDDAEIIFEYLLERNGSMPYWDKSLPEEIKDRFNMSKASFKRALGMMMKEGKIYQEDGWTYLKKD